One genomic segment of Syngnathus acus chromosome 1, fSynAcu1.2, whole genome shotgun sequence includes these proteins:
- the LOC119122130 gene encoding dynein light chain 4, axonemal, which produces MAGTGEAKKEEADYKRLHSFPLIRHTDMPEEMRVETMELCVTACEKFATNNESAAKMIKESMDKKFGSSWHVVIGEGFGFEVTHEVKNLLYMFFGGSLAVCVWKCS; this is translated from the exons ATGGCAGGAACCGGCGAGGCAAAGAAAGAAGAGGCCGACTACAAGAGACTACACAGTTTCCCACTTATCAGG CACACGGACATGCCTGAGGAAATGAGGGTCGAGACGATGGAGCTGTGCGTGACTGCCTGTGAAAAGTTTGCTACCAACAATGAG AGCGCCGCCAAGATGATCAAAGAGTCCATGGACAAGAAGTTCGGCAGTTCGTGGCACGTGGTGATCGGCGAGGGTTTTGGCTTTGAGGTCACGCACGAGGTGAAGAACCTGCTCTACATGTTCTTTGGAGGTAGTTTGGCCGTGTGCGTGTGGAAGTGCTCCTAG